TTGTTGATGCTGTTCGGATTGTGGTTGTCGTAGATGGGAGCGTGCTGATTGTTGGTGACCATTTGATCCAGGTCGTTCTTGGACAGGGCATTTCCGGATGTCGTCAGGGATCGGGAGATGGAAACGGTCTTATTGATATTCTTTGAGTCGTTCGTGCTGATTCCCACGTTCCCGACCGAAATTGTTGTCGTTTTTGTGTTTGTCATACTGTTCGAGCCATTGCTGTAAGCCGATGCGGAAGCCTTTCCGGAGGAGTTGGAGCTGGAATTGGATCCGGAGTTCGAATTTGAACTAGAACTGCTGTTTCCGCTGCTGCTCGGATCCGGAGGAGCCGCCTGGGAAACGATCGGCAAGGCAAGGAACGAAGCGACGGTCACGACGGCGAGCACTTTTTTCATTTTCATGGCGATACCCTCACGTTTGGATTGTGGACAAGAAACCGAATGAATCATCCTGTATCATTCCGGCCTCAGGAATGGACCTCGGCCTACCGGTTCCCCAACAATACAAAACGCGTGCCAGGCTCCTGAAACGACCAACCGACGTTTTTCTTCTGTGAACAATCCAATGGAGAAGGGCGAAAAACTTGTCATCAAAGAACCCGCCCGGTTCTTTTTTCAGGAATGGCAGCCTCCCTCACCTCTGAGGGAAAGAGACCCCCCGTTTTCTACCGGGAAATCTGTCCGGAAAAGTAAACAGATTTCCCCGGAAGAAATTGCTTTTTATTGCCGGGAATCTGCTCCGGAAGGACGGGCCGGGCCTCCGGACTCCTTTCCGGAAAACTGGACAACCCGCTGATCATCCTGTGTCCATTTGTCCGGATCAGCTGGAGAGAAAGTCTCGTCCTGCCGTTGTCTATCGCGAGAAAGATCAGAAGAGATTGTGCTTCTTGAGCAGGTCGTAGAGGGTCGTGCGGGTCACGCCAAGTTCGCGTGCTGTACGGGAGACGTTATGTTCAAATTTCTGGAGCGTCGCTTGCAGTGTTTCGCGTTCGGCGATTTCACGGATTTCTCTTAACGTTTTTCCGGATCGCTTCGCAGGATGGGGAATGTTCTCAAGCTGCAGGTCTTTGGGCTCAATGAGAGGGCCCTCGCTCATCAAAACGGCGCTCTTGATCTTGTTGATCAGTTCCCGGACGTTTCCAGGCCAGGAGTAAGCCTGGATGACGTCCAGGGCTTCGGCAGAAAACGGTTTTGACATTGCACCGTATTCTGCCGAGAACCTCTTGCAGAAGTAACGGGCAAGCAACGAAATATCGGCCCCCCTGTCGCGCAGAGGAGGAAGACTGACCCTCAGGACATGAAGGCGATAATAGAGATCTTCCCGAAAACGGCCTTCCCGGCAGGCTTTTTCGAGATCAATGTGGGTCGCGGCGATAATCCGGACGTCGACCGGTATTTCCACAGAACTTCCGACACGCTGGATTTTTCCAAACTGGAGAACACGCAAAAGGTTCACCTGGAGTTCGAACGGCATGTCTCCGATTTCGTCGAGCATGATCGTCCCGTGATTCGCCGCTTCAATATGCCCGATCTTGCGCGTATGAGCCCCTGTAAACGCCCCTTTCTCATACCCGAACAGCTCGGACTGGATCAGATTGGCGGGAATCGCTCCGCAGTTCAGCGTAATGAACGGACCGGCGGATCTTTTCGAGCGTTCATGAATCGCACGGGCCA
This genomic interval from Leptospirillum ferriphilum contains the following:
- a CDS encoding sigma-54 dependent transcriptional regulator; translation: MNSGVYFDQTIPVLSRKAYLFGGEDPAPFEEGLSSLKQEWTFVPVRTPEDVRQSLRHGPVALGMICLEKKDAQNAFRFLSALSDTCIRWIALLGPGLAEQRDILHQVREHCIDFHRFPLDPQRLRIILGHAHGMARLSCLEPRVPDSRDHATESDMVGSSPSIMECFRSIRKIAGTDACVLITGESGTGKELVARAIHERSKRSAGPFITLNCGAIPANLIQSELFGYEKGAFTGAHTRKIGHIEAANHGTIMLDEIGDMPFELQVNLLRVLQFGKIQRVGSSVEIPVDVRIIAATHIDLEKACREGRFREDLYYRLHVLRVSLPPLRDRGADISLLARYFCKRFSAEYGAMSKPFSAEALDVIQAYSWPGNVRELINKIKSAVLMSEGPLIEPKDLQLENIPHPAKRSGKTLREIREIAERETLQATLQKFEHNVSRTARELGVTRTTLYDLLKKHNLF